A genomic stretch from Pseudoliparis swirei isolate HS2019 ecotype Mariana Trench chromosome 18, NWPU_hadal_v1, whole genome shotgun sequence includes:
- the ralgapb gene encoding ral GTPase-activating protein subunit beta isoform X8 — MAVLFEAWLLSCARCFPSRSLWRAGRLALSGCRRRPAAVEQWSRAVAALTSRLLLQSFGPAFPRFEVPDEDAALIPEDMDERGVPQTWFRFLHLLSNPVDLSGPGVVGSTPSSPEDSSRGDGQLPNIFFKAMRGVSVLVDAFLGVTVINKEPTEQLPNTGLPLRIPFRDRLPSLGVAVTRSPFRDRLPPYGFSRPRSGSAPHIPVNALSLPSAPPPCPSPPPPNTRLKAVIVSKATSRPTAASPSPPHWRVSPPPSQPPLCSSPRPSPSPLRCNVDSLLHLFGGWLFDAALINRDSAGPGDVTVTSARWAAGRAEACGTLCRIFTCKKTAEDILSVYLSRFYLVLLRALRVSEQVCPPVLASVLLNSTALFCCDLRGVHLLLPSVTAAVEKVLLDRELLRFRSFLSPVDLRRAAVRLLLTMLPLPFGSVQSEVLLDGRFTGDDVTGGSFLSLKPRLIAVLIGALQTETDTSNTQILLASMLHLVQDSSLLEASGLQVSPHETLSSTSRTHGESSVSMSTSFNPDSESQPGGASRPRWAGGAGGAGANRWTRGTAVQSDAAGVLWVQFVRLLTQRLTSQWRNDSAVCLSALEVLGGLAKVEVSVEVCERRRAVSAVCCYIVFQCRRPPPLHSRDLHSIIVAAFYCLNVWLSQHPALLDQQDCLLEVLEIVELGISGSKSRQEQEVRCKEEKELNPASLRVKEAAEATLSCVMQVSGVFPSPGGQLSEDALIGCPASSDSSLKKFRYFVVDRSVILAMLEQPQGPEQAACPSLTVRIRGPSGGHTWTLQLHLQPREGRAGTQPTLIPEQRVAAQEDAGIRCGVKHLLSPEHTDRVASVKADLSIPTLRETVTEEVQQQLERLQAALTRQRQVEARPQVSRRSDVSKPCRPPSPITKFQTARLFLSHLGLLTPETLKSPGTGGVPAPLVSLDSSLPGFSEDLRRLDQLPSRNCDSAFIFYMRAGQRTAAEVLGNVESSCSVQSHFLDFLWSLGRPVEVGRRRGGGFNANSSEFMAVLGDSGGGVFNGERFVLMHTDALTEITFIVPSSSFTADLSKSQEEAEPLTGAPSNRQSPFEPNKESTPQPTSPTVEDTKSFRFESSSIGSESKLLIVWVERFEDIESFPLSDLLSGTKTGTPPSASSVQLIFVHPLNTGLYRIRFQANATSKFGLFVPLVNGSLVSRRSLAFLLRETVINCCHRRRLESDSAPPAHVRRKHTINDIILRYRSRCSEPAFYAALFQEP, encoded by the exons ATGGCGGTGCTGTTCGAGGCGTGGCTGCTGTCGTGCGCCCGGTGTTTCCCGTCTCGCTCCCTGTGGCGGGCGGGCCGGCTGGCGCTGAGCGGCTGCCGGCGGCGGCCGGCGGCGGTGGAGCAGTGGAGCCGAGCCGTCGCCGCCCTGACCTCCAGGTTGCTGCTGCAGAGCTTCGGTCCGGCCTTCCCTCGCTTCGAAGTCCCGGACGAAGACGCCGCCCTGATCCCCGAAGACATGGACGAGCGCGGAGTCCCTCAGACGTGGTTCAGGTTCCTGCACCTGCTCAG TAACCCGGTGGATCTCAGTGGCCCTGGGGTTGTGGGTTCGACTCCCTCCTCCCCCGAGGATTCGTCCAGAGGAGACGGCCAGCTGCCCAACATCTTCTTCAAAGCCATGAGGGGAGTCAGCGTGCTGGTCGACGCCTTCCTGG GTGTGACTGTGATCAACAAAGAACCAACAGAGCAGCTGCCAAACACTg GACTCCCCCTGAGGATCCCTTTCAGGGATCGGTTGCCGTCTCTCG gtgtTGCTGTTACCAGGAGCCCGTTTAGAGACCGCCTCCCTCCTTACG GTTTCTCTCGGCCTCGCTCGGGCAGCGCCCCCCACATCCCGGTGAACGCCTTGAGCCTGCCCagtgcccctcccccctgccCCTCCCCGCCTCCACCCAACACACGGCTTAAAGCTGTGATCGTTTCCAAGGCAACGAGCAGACCTACTGCG gcgtctccctcccctcctcactggagggtgtcgccccccccctcccagccccCCCTATGCTCCTCCCCCaggccctccccctccccactcAGGTGCAACGTGgactccctcctccacctgttcggGGGCTGGCTCTTTGATGCAGCTCTGATCAACAGAGACTCTg ccGGTCccggtgatgtcaccgtgacgTCCGCCAGGTGGGCGGCGGGGAGAGCCGAGGCCTGCGGGACGCTGTGCCGGATCTTCACCTGCAAGAAAACTGCAGAGGAcatcctgtctgtctacctgtccag gTTCTACCTGGTGCTCCTGCGGGCGCTGCGGGTCTCGGAGCAGGTGTGTCCTCCGGTCCTGGCCTCCGTCCTGCTGAACAGCACCGCTCTGTTCTGCTGCGACCTGAGAGGAGTCCACCTGCTGCTGCCCTCCGTCACCGCCGCCGTGGAGAAGGTCCTGCTggacag agagctgctgcggTTCAGGAGCTTCCTGAGCCCGGTGGACCTGCGCCGGGCCGCCGTCCGGCTGCTGCTCACCATGCTGCCGCTGCCGTTTGGCTCCGTCCAATCAGAG gtgttATTGGACGGGCGGTTCAccggtgatgatgtcacaggagGCAGCTTCCTGTCCCTGAAGCCCCGCCTCATCGCGGTTCTGATTGGAGCTCTGCAGACGGAGACCGACACCTCCAACACACAGATACTACTGG cctccaTGTTGCACCTGGTCCAGGACTCGTCTCTGCTGGAGGCCTCCGGTCTGCAGGTGAGTCCACATGAGACTCTGAGCAGCACCAGCAGAACTCATGGAGAGAGTTCTGTGTCTATGTCAACCTCCTTTAACCCG GACTCTGAGTCCCAGCCAGGTGGAGCCAGCAGACCCAGATGGGCCGGTGGAGCCGGTGGAGCCGGTGCAAACAGATGGACCAGAGGAACCG CCGTCCAATCAGACGCAGCCGGCGTCCTGTGGGTTCAGTTTGTGCGTCTGCTGACTCAGCGTCTGACGTCTCAGTGGAGGAATGACTCAGCAGTTTGTCTCTCTGCACTGGAAGTACTGGGAGGACTGGCcaag gtggaggtgagcgtggaggtgtgtgagaggaggCGCGCCGTGTCGGCGGTCTGCTGCTACATCGTGTTCCAGTGCCGCCGGccgcctcctcttcactccAGAGATCTGCACTCCATCATCGTCGCTGCTTTCTACTGCCTGAACGTCTGGCTGAGCCAGCACCCCGCCCTGCTGGACCAGCAG GACTGCCTGTTGGAGGTGCTGGAGATCGTGGAGTTGGGGATCTCGGGCAGTAAGTCcagacaggaacaggaagtgaggtgtaaagaggagaaggagctgAACCCCGCCTCCCTGAGGGTGAAGGAGGCCGCAGAGGCCACGCTGAGCTG TGTGATGCAGGTCTCGGGGGTCTTCCCCTCCCCCGGAGGCCAGCTGAGTGAGgacgctctgattggctgccccGCTTCCAGTGACAGCAGTTTGAAGAAATTCAGATATTTTGTGGTGGACCGCTCGGTCATCTTGGCCATGCTGGAACAACCACAGGGACCAGAACAGG CGGCGTGTCCGTCCCTCACAGTGCGGATCAGGGGTCCGTCAGGAGGTCACACCTGGACtctacagctccacctgcagcccagAGAGGGAAGAGCAGGAACACAG CCGACTCTGATCCCAGAGCAGCGCGTCGCGGCCCAAGAGGATGCTGGGATACGATGTGGTGTCAAGCATCTGCTCTCTCCTGAACACACTGACAGAGTTGCGTCAGTGAAAGCAGATCTGAGTATTCCAACTCTGCGTGAGACCGTAACTGAGGAG gtgcagcagcagctggagcgTCTGCAAGCAGCGTTGACGAGGCAGCGGCAGGTCGAGGCTCGGCCGCAGGTGAGCCGACGTTCGGATGTCTCGAAGCCCTGCAGGCCGCCGTCTCCGATCACCAAGTTCCAGACGGCGAGACTCTTCCTGTCCCACCTGGGCCTGCTGACACCGGAGACCTTGAAG AGTCCAGGTACCGGCGGTGTCCCAGCTCCCTTGGTGTCTCTGGACTCGTCACTTCCGGGTTTCTCTGAGGATCTGAGACGTCTGGACCAGCTGCCGTCCAGAAACTGTGACTCCGCCTTCATCTTCTACATGAGAGCAGGACAGAGGACGGCAGCTGAG GTTCTGGGGAATGTGGAGTCCAGCTGCAGCGTCCAGTCGCACTTCCTGGACTTCCTGTGGTCTCTGGGTCGGCCAGTGGAGGTGGGGCGGCGACGGGGGGGCGGGTTCAACGCCAACAGTTCAG AATTCATGGCTGTGCTAGGCGACAGTGGAGGGGGCGTGTTTAATGGAGAGAGGTTCGTCCTGATGCACACCGATGCTCTGACCGAGATCACCTTCATCGTACCCTCGTCATCATTCA CAGCTGATTTGTCGAAGAgtcaggaggaggcggagcctctaaCTGGGGCGCCATCCAATCGGCAGAGTCCTTTTGAGCCCAACAAAGAATCCACCCCTCAACCTACA AGTCCTACCGTTGAAGACACAAAGTCCTTTCGTTTCGAGTCGTCATCCATTGGCTCTGAATCTAAACTCCTGATAGTCTGGGTCGAACGCTTCGAGGATATCG AGAGTTTCCCTCTGTCGGACCTTCTGTCGGGGACGAAGACGGGAACCCCCCCCAG cGCGTCGAGCGTCCAGCTGATCTTCGTCCACCCCCTGAACACCGGACTTTACCGGATTCGGTTCCAGGCTAACGCAACCAGCAAGTTCGGTTTGTTCGTCCCTTTGGTCAACGGGAGTCTGGTCAGCAGGAGGTCTTTGG CGTTCCTGCTCAGAGAGACCGTGATCAACTGCTGCCACCGGCGGCGGCTGGAGAGTGACTCCGCCCCCCCGGCTCACGTCAGGAGGAAGCACACGATCAACGACATCATCCTTCGCTACCGCAGCCGCTGCTCTGAGCCCGCCTTCTACGCCGCCCTGTTCCAGGAACCCTGA
- the ralgapb gene encoding ral GTPase-activating protein subunit beta isoform X7: protein MSRDTWETLLNFLLCVNHAMLATGDVSEQLSRLSMAVLFEAWLLSCARCFPSRSLWRAGRLALSGCRRRPAAVEQWSRAVAALTSRLLLQSFGPAFPRFEVPDEDAALIPEDMDERGVPQTWFRFLHLLSNPVDLSGPGVVGSTPSSPEDSSRGDGQLPNIFFKAMRGVSVLVDAFLGVTVINKEPTEQLPNTGLPLRIPFRDRLPSLGVAVTRSPFRDRLPPYGFSRPRSGSAPHIPVNALSLPSAPPPCPSPPPPNTRLKAVIVSKATSRPTAASPSPPHWRVSPPPSQPPLCSSPRPSPSPLRCNVDSLLHLFGGWLFDAALINRDSAGPGDVTVTSARWAAGRAEACGTLCRIFTCKKTAEDILSVYLSRFYLVLLRALRVSEQVCPPVLASVLLNSTALFCCDLRGVHLLLPSVTAAVEKVLLDRELLRFRSFLSPVDLRRAAVRLLLTMLPLPFGSVQSEVLLDGRFTGDDVTGGSFLSLKPRLIAVLIGALQTETDTSNTQILLASMLHLVQDSSLLEASGLQVSPHETLSSTSRTHGESSVSMSTSFNPDSESQPGGASRPRWAGGAGGAGANRWTRGTAVQSDAAGVLWVQFVRLLTQRLTSQWRNDSAVCLSALEVLGGLAKVEVSVEVCERRRAVSAVCCYIVFQCRRPPPLHSRDLHSIIVAAFYCLNVWLSQHPALLDQQDCLLEVLEIVELGISGSKSRQEQEVRCKEEKELNPASLRVKEAAEATLSCVMQVSGVFPSPGGQLSEDALIGCPASSDSSLKKFRYFVVDRSVILAMLEQPQGPEQAACPSLTVRIRGPSGGHTWTLQLHLQPREGRAGTQPTLIPEQRVAAQEDAGIRCGVKHLLSPEHTDRVASVKADLSIPTLRETVTEEVQQQLERLQAALTRQRQVEARPQVSRRSDVSKPCRPPSPITKFQTARLFLSHLGLLTPETLKSPGTGGVPAPLVSLDSSLPGFSEDLRRLDQLPSRNCDSAFIFYMRAGQRTAAEVLGNVESSCSVQSHFLDFLWSLGRPVEVGRRRGGGFNANSSEFMAVLGDSGGGVFNGERFVLMHTDALTEITFIVPSSSFTADLSKSQEEAEPLTGAPSNRQSPFEPNKESTPQPTSPTVEDTKSFRFESSSIGSESKLLIVWVERFEDIESFPLSDLLSGTKTGTPPSASSVQLIFVHPLNTGLYRIRFQANATSKFGLFVPLVNGSLVSRRSLAFLLRETVINCCHRRRLESDSAPPAHVRRKHTINDIILRYRSRCSEPAFYAALFQEP from the exons ATGAGCAGAGACACCTGGGAGACCCTGCTGAACTTCCTGCTGTGCGTCAACCACGCCATGCTGGCTACAG GCGACGTGTCGGAGCAGCTGTCTCGGCTGTCGATGGCGGTGCTGTTCGAGGCGTGGCTGCTGTCGTGCGCCCGGTGTTTCCCGTCTCGCTCCCTGTGGCGGGCGGGCCGGCTGGCGCTGAGCGGCTGCCGGCGGCGGCCGGCGGCGGTGGAGCAGTGGAGCCGAGCCGTCGCCGCCCTGACCTCCAGGTTGCTGCTGCAGAGCTTCGGTCCGGCCTTCCCTCGCTTCGAAGTCCCGGACGAAGACGCCGCCCTGATCCCCGAAGACATGGACGAGCGCGGAGTCCCTCAGACGTGGTTCAGGTTCCTGCACCTGCTCAG TAACCCGGTGGATCTCAGTGGCCCTGGGGTTGTGGGTTCGACTCCCTCCTCCCCCGAGGATTCGTCCAGAGGAGACGGCCAGCTGCCCAACATCTTCTTCAAAGCCATGAGGGGAGTCAGCGTGCTGGTCGACGCCTTCCTGG GTGTGACTGTGATCAACAAAGAACCAACAGAGCAGCTGCCAAACACTg GACTCCCCCTGAGGATCCCTTTCAGGGATCGGTTGCCGTCTCTCG gtgtTGCTGTTACCAGGAGCCCGTTTAGAGACCGCCTCCCTCCTTACG GTTTCTCTCGGCCTCGCTCGGGCAGCGCCCCCCACATCCCGGTGAACGCCTTGAGCCTGCCCagtgcccctcccccctgccCCTCCCCGCCTCCACCCAACACACGGCTTAAAGCTGTGATCGTTTCCAAGGCAACGAGCAGACCTACTGCG gcgtctccctcccctcctcactggagggtgtcgccccccccctcccagccccCCCTATGCTCCTCCCCCaggccctccccctccccactcAGGTGCAACGTGgactccctcctccacctgttcggGGGCTGGCTCTTTGATGCAGCTCTGATCAACAGAGACTCTg ccGGTCccggtgatgtcaccgtgacgTCCGCCAGGTGGGCGGCGGGGAGAGCCGAGGCCTGCGGGACGCTGTGCCGGATCTTCACCTGCAAGAAAACTGCAGAGGAcatcctgtctgtctacctgtccag gTTCTACCTGGTGCTCCTGCGGGCGCTGCGGGTCTCGGAGCAGGTGTGTCCTCCGGTCCTGGCCTCCGTCCTGCTGAACAGCACCGCTCTGTTCTGCTGCGACCTGAGAGGAGTCCACCTGCTGCTGCCCTCCGTCACCGCCGCCGTGGAGAAGGTCCTGCTggacag agagctgctgcggTTCAGGAGCTTCCTGAGCCCGGTGGACCTGCGCCGGGCCGCCGTCCGGCTGCTGCTCACCATGCTGCCGCTGCCGTTTGGCTCCGTCCAATCAGAG gtgttATTGGACGGGCGGTTCAccggtgatgatgtcacaggagGCAGCTTCCTGTCCCTGAAGCCCCGCCTCATCGCGGTTCTGATTGGAGCTCTGCAGACGGAGACCGACACCTCCAACACACAGATACTACTGG cctccaTGTTGCACCTGGTCCAGGACTCGTCTCTGCTGGAGGCCTCCGGTCTGCAGGTGAGTCCACATGAGACTCTGAGCAGCACCAGCAGAACTCATGGAGAGAGTTCTGTGTCTATGTCAACCTCCTTTAACCCG GACTCTGAGTCCCAGCCAGGTGGAGCCAGCAGACCCAGATGGGCCGGTGGAGCCGGTGGAGCCGGTGCAAACAGATGGACCAGAGGAACCG CCGTCCAATCAGACGCAGCCGGCGTCCTGTGGGTTCAGTTTGTGCGTCTGCTGACTCAGCGTCTGACGTCTCAGTGGAGGAATGACTCAGCAGTTTGTCTCTCTGCACTGGAAGTACTGGGAGGACTGGCcaag gtggaggtgagcgtggaggtgtgtgagaggaggCGCGCCGTGTCGGCGGTCTGCTGCTACATCGTGTTCCAGTGCCGCCGGccgcctcctcttcactccAGAGATCTGCACTCCATCATCGTCGCTGCTTTCTACTGCCTGAACGTCTGGCTGAGCCAGCACCCCGCCCTGCTGGACCAGCAG GACTGCCTGTTGGAGGTGCTGGAGATCGTGGAGTTGGGGATCTCGGGCAGTAAGTCcagacaggaacaggaagtgaggtgtaaagaggagaaggagctgAACCCCGCCTCCCTGAGGGTGAAGGAGGCCGCAGAGGCCACGCTGAGCTG TGTGATGCAGGTCTCGGGGGTCTTCCCCTCCCCCGGAGGCCAGCTGAGTGAGgacgctctgattggctgccccGCTTCCAGTGACAGCAGTTTGAAGAAATTCAGATATTTTGTGGTGGACCGCTCGGTCATCTTGGCCATGCTGGAACAACCACAGGGACCAGAACAGG CGGCGTGTCCGTCCCTCACAGTGCGGATCAGGGGTCCGTCAGGAGGTCACACCTGGACtctacagctccacctgcagcccagAGAGGGAAGAGCAGGAACACAG CCGACTCTGATCCCAGAGCAGCGCGTCGCGGCCCAAGAGGATGCTGGGATACGATGTGGTGTCAAGCATCTGCTCTCTCCTGAACACACTGACAGAGTTGCGTCAGTGAAAGCAGATCTGAGTATTCCAACTCTGCGTGAGACCGTAACTGAGGAG gtgcagcagcagctggagcgTCTGCAAGCAGCGTTGACGAGGCAGCGGCAGGTCGAGGCTCGGCCGCAGGTGAGCCGACGTTCGGATGTCTCGAAGCCCTGCAGGCCGCCGTCTCCGATCACCAAGTTCCAGACGGCGAGACTCTTCCTGTCCCACCTGGGCCTGCTGACACCGGAGACCTTGAAG AGTCCAGGTACCGGCGGTGTCCCAGCTCCCTTGGTGTCTCTGGACTCGTCACTTCCGGGTTTCTCTGAGGATCTGAGACGTCTGGACCAGCTGCCGTCCAGAAACTGTGACTCCGCCTTCATCTTCTACATGAGAGCAGGACAGAGGACGGCAGCTGAG GTTCTGGGGAATGTGGAGTCCAGCTGCAGCGTCCAGTCGCACTTCCTGGACTTCCTGTGGTCTCTGGGTCGGCCAGTGGAGGTGGGGCGGCGACGGGGGGGCGGGTTCAACGCCAACAGTTCAG AATTCATGGCTGTGCTAGGCGACAGTGGAGGGGGCGTGTTTAATGGAGAGAGGTTCGTCCTGATGCACACCGATGCTCTGACCGAGATCACCTTCATCGTACCCTCGTCATCATTCA CAGCTGATTTGTCGAAGAgtcaggaggaggcggagcctctaaCTGGGGCGCCATCCAATCGGCAGAGTCCTTTTGAGCCCAACAAAGAATCCACCCCTCAACCTACA AGTCCTACCGTTGAAGACACAAAGTCCTTTCGTTTCGAGTCGTCATCCATTGGCTCTGAATCTAAACTCCTGATAGTCTGGGTCGAACGCTTCGAGGATATCG AGAGTTTCCCTCTGTCGGACCTTCTGTCGGGGACGAAGACGGGAACCCCCCCCAG cGCGTCGAGCGTCCAGCTGATCTTCGTCCACCCCCTGAACACCGGACTTTACCGGATTCGGTTCCAGGCTAACGCAACCAGCAAGTTCGGTTTGTTCGTCCCTTTGGTCAACGGGAGTCTGGTCAGCAGGAGGTCTTTGG CGTTCCTGCTCAGAGAGACCGTGATCAACTGCTGCCACCGGCGGCGGCTGGAGAGTGACTCCGCCCCCCCGGCTCACGTCAGGAGGAAGCACACGATCAACGACATCATCCTTCGCTACCGCAGCCGCTGCTCTGAGCCCGCCTTCTACGCCGCCCTGTTCCAGGAACCCTGA